A portion of the bacterium genome contains these proteins:
- a CDS encoding class I SAM-dependent methyltransferase, translated as MKNPTGVDSKELGLAAGLVFARYFLKTAHLHYGLWTGDLEVDISNLKAAQDRYSDLIVSSIPEGVSTILDVGCGTGVLSARLLDEGYLVQSVSPSPFLTSCARDVLGKRGVIHESTFEELELADRFDLVLFSESFQYIDLKRVFGKCSTLLSENGSVLVSDFFRRDDARGRSRLGGGHSLGRFYEVLEGSRYDILSDRDITQQTAPNMDVVNDLLRNFGQPMWELFLYYLQSNYPRLNRLARWRYRKKIAKIERKYFTDSRTAETFAEDKSYRLVVCKAAER; from the coding sequence GTGAAAAACCCGACCGGAGTTGACTCCAAGGAACTGGGCCTGGCCGCCGGTCTCGTTTTCGCGCGCTATTTCCTGAAAACTGCACATCTGCACTACGGTTTATGGACCGGCGATCTGGAAGTTGATATCTCCAACCTCAAGGCGGCCCAGGATCGGTACAGCGATCTCATCGTTTCCAGCATCCCGGAAGGTGTGAGCACCATCCTGGATGTGGGTTGCGGCACGGGGGTGCTTTCCGCAAGGCTGCTGGATGAGGGCTACCTGGTCCAAAGCGTGTCGCCCAGCCCTTTCCTGACCTCCTGCGCCAGGGATGTACTGGGGAAAAGAGGGGTGATCCACGAAAGTACCTTTGAAGAGCTGGAGCTTGCAGACAGGTTCGATCTCGTGCTTTTTTCCGAGAGTTTTCAGTACATCGATCTCAAGCGCGTCTTTGGAAAGTGCAGCACTCTGCTTTCCGAAAACGGGTCTGTCCTGGTATCGGACTTTTTCCGCCGCGACGATGCCAGGGGCCGCAGCCGCCTGGGCGGGGGTCATTCACTGGGCAGGTTTTACGAGGTGCTTGAAGGATCCAGGTACGACATCCTCAGTGACAGGGATATCACCCAACAGACTGCCCCGAACATGGACGTGGTTAACGACCTGCTCCGCAATTTCGGACAGCCCATGTGGGAGCTGTTCCTTTATTACCTGCAGAGTAACTACCCGCGGTTGAACCGCCTTGCCCGCTGGAGGTATCGAAAAAAGATCGCCAAGATCGAGAGAAAGTATTTCACGGACAGCCGGACTGCCGAGACTTTTGCCGAGGACAAGAGCTACAGGTTGGTGGTGTGTAAAGCAGCGGAGAGATGA
- a CDS encoding YbgC/FadM family acyl-CoA thioesterase has translation MTDLKKHISRITYRVAYQDTDAGGVVYYANYLGFMERGRNEYLRQLGRSIKDYQDSGIFFVVVEAALRYRAPAVLDDLLTIETWIEEGRRSSAVFGQRVLREGDGTLLVKGDIRVACINDRLRPTRLPPELLPGRGGDPRLAD, from the coding sequence GTGACCGACCTGAAAAAACATATTTCCCGCATCACCTACCGCGTCGCCTACCAGGACACGGATGCCGGCGGGGTGGTATATTACGCCAACTACCTCGGGTTCATGGAGAGGGGCCGCAACGAGTATCTCAGGCAACTGGGGCGCTCCATAAAGGATTACCAGGACAGCGGTATCTTCTTTGTCGTGGTGGAGGCCGCCCTCAGGTACAGGGCTCCGGCCGTTCTGGACGACCTGCTGACCATCGAAACCTGGATCGAGGAGGGGAGACGGTCCAGCGCGGTGTTCGGCCAGCGTGTCCTGAGGGAAGGGGACGGAACCCTTCTTGTGAAGGGTGATATCAGGGTCGCCTGCATAAACGACCGGCTCAGGCCGACAAGACTTCCTCCCGAACTGTTACCTGGACGCGGGGGAGACCCTCGACTTGCCGACTGA